Proteins from a genomic interval of Coccinella septempunctata chromosome 2, icCocSept1.1, whole genome shotgun sequence:
- the LOC123308500 gene encoding tetratricopeptide repeat protein 30A isoform X1: protein MFVASIINDGDFTKTIYSLIKDNRFGEAIRVLHGISESNSTRAGLSLLAYCYFYTQDYANASSYYEQLTKMYPSNNDYKLYHAQSLFQACQYEDAYQILNEIKDIEEYKNSANKLQAAIKYSQDDLLSAKELVESCKAEDPDREVNIGCIFYKDGNYEEALSKFSAAMQMQGFKPYLAYNIALCYYRLKDYALSLKYCADIIENGIRDHPEMSIGMQTEGIEVRSVGNTLTLHETALTEAFNLKAAIEYQSKNIEAAREALTDMPPRAEHELDAVTLHNQALMNFETNPTEGFEKLQFLLQQNPFPPETFANLLLLYCQYECYDLAANILAENTHLTYKYLTQYLYDFLDAVITLQTSPNEAYQKFDEIVSRHAELLRKYAKQTQEYRNNNETELVKKTVMEYEDCLEKYIPALMAQAKIYWDLENYQQCEKVFRKSVEFCNDNETWRLNVAHVLFMQENKFKEAAGFYEPLVKKRYSEFLKVNPIILANLCVSYIMTIQNEDAEELMRKVEKEEDQLAYEEPEKKCFHHCIINLVIGTLYCSKGNYEFGISRVMKSLEPYNKKLGTDTWFYTKRCFLSLLEMFAKHMISLKDSTIEECLAFLENCELHGKTVKSVICPKLYEENEGEKADGEETVTYEARKLKCLLLKLQNY from the exons ATGTTTGTAGCAAGTATCATAAATGACGGAGATTTTACTAAAACAATATACTCTTTG ATAAAAGATAACAGATTCGGTGAAGCAATCAGAGTTCTACATGGCATTTCTGAATCTAATTCTACAAGAGCTGGATTATCATTGCTCGCATACTGTTATTTTTATACTCAAGATTATGCAAATGCGTCAAGCTACTATGAACAACTCACGAAAATGTATCCTTCGAACAATGATTACAAATTATACCACGCACAATCTCTGTTCCAAGCGTGCCAGTATGAAGATGCCTATCAAATTTTGAACGAGATAAAAGATATTGAAGAATACAAAAATTCGGCCAATAAGTTGCAGGCAGCTATCAAATATAGTCAAGATGATTTGTTGTCCGCTAAGGAATTAGTGGAATCTTGTAAAGCTGAGGATCCTGATAGGGAAGTGAATATAGGATGTATTTTTTACAAG GATGGAAATTACGAGGAAGCTTTATCAAAATTTTCTGCTGCCATGCAGATGCAAGGTTTCAAACCGTACTTGGCATACAATATCGCCCTTTGTTATTACCGATTAAAGGATTATGCTCTTTCCTTGAAGTACTGTG CTGATATCATAGAGAATGGCATAAGGGATCACCCAGAAATGAGTATAGGAATGCAGACGGAAGGTATTGAAGTGAGATCTGTTGGTAATACACTTACATTGCATGAAACAGCATTGACTGAGGCTTTCAACTTGAAGGCAGCCATTGAATATCAATCGAAGAATA ttGAAGCAGCTAGAGAAGCATTGACAGATATGCCGCCAAGAGCTGAACACGAATTGGATGCAGTGACCCTCCACAATCAAGCCCTGATGAATTTCGAGACCAATCCAACCGAAGGCTTCGAGAAATTGCAGTTCCTTCTTCAGCAAAATCCATTCCCGCCAGAAACCTTCGCCAATCTGCTGCTCCTTTACTGCCAgtacgaatgttacgatcttgCTGCCAACATTCTTGCTGAAAACACTCACTTGACCTACAAATATTTAACTCAG TACCTCTATGATTTTTTGGATGCCGTCATAACCCTCCAAACTTCTCCGAACGAAGCATATCAGAAATTCGACGAGATAGTCAGCAGACATGCGGAGCTGTTGAGAAAATACGCCAAACAAACACAAGAATACAGGAACAACAACGAGACCGAACTTGTCAAGAAGACGGTTATGGAGTACGAGGACTGTCTAGAAAAATACATTCCCGCATTGATGGCCCAGGCAAAAATTTACTGGGACCTGGAAAACTATCAACAGTGCGAAAAGGTGTTCAGAAAAAGTGTTGAATTTTGCAACGACAACGAAACGTGGAGATTGAACGTAGCTCACGTGTTGTTCATGCAAGAGAACAAGTTCAAGGAAGCCGCTGGTTTTTATGAGCCACTGGTCAAAAAAAGATACTCCGAG TTTCTCAAAGTAAATCCAATTATATTGGCGAATCTCTGCgtttcatatataatgacaatTCAAAACGAAGATGCTGAAGAGCTCATGAGGAAGGTTGAAAAGGAAGAAGACCAACTGGCCTACGAGGAACCTGAAAAGAAATGTTTCCATCACTGTATCATCAATTTAGTGATAGG GACACTTTACTGTTCAAAAGGAAATTACGAGTTTGGAATTTCGAGAGTAATGAAATCCCTTGAACCGTATAACAAGAAACTTGGTACCGATACGTGGTTTTATACCAAGAGATGTTTTTTGAGCCTCTTGGAAATGTTTGCAAAGCACATGATTTCGCTTAAGGATTCCACGATTGAAGAATGCTTAGCGTTTTTGGAAAATTGCGAAT TGCATGGTAAAACTGTGAAGAGCGTAATTTGTCCAAAACTTTACGAAGAGAATGAGGGTGAAAAAGCAGATGGTGAAGAAACAGTAACATATGAAGCTAGAAAACTGAAGTGTCTTTTACTGAAATTGCAGAACTATTGA
- the LOC123308500 gene encoding tetratricopeptide repeat protein 30A isoform X2 yields the protein MIWIIIACCIKDNRFGEAIRVLHGISESNSTRAGLSLLAYCYFYTQDYANASSYYEQLTKMYPSNNDYKLYHAQSLFQACQYEDAYQILNEIKDIEEYKNSANKLQAAIKYSQDDLLSAKELVESCKAEDPDREVNIGCIFYKDGNYEEALSKFSAAMQMQGFKPYLAYNIALCYYRLKDYALSLKYCADIIENGIRDHPEMSIGMQTEGIEVRSVGNTLTLHETALTEAFNLKAAIEYQSKNIEAAREALTDMPPRAEHELDAVTLHNQALMNFETNPTEGFEKLQFLLQQNPFPPETFANLLLLYCQYECYDLAANILAENTHLTYKYLTQYLYDFLDAVITLQTSPNEAYQKFDEIVSRHAELLRKYAKQTQEYRNNNETELVKKTVMEYEDCLEKYIPALMAQAKIYWDLENYQQCEKVFRKSVEFCNDNETWRLNVAHVLFMQENKFKEAAGFYEPLVKKRYSEFLKVNPIILANLCVSYIMTIQNEDAEELMRKVEKEEDQLAYEEPEKKCFHHCIINLVIGTLYCSKGNYEFGISRVMKSLEPYNKKLGTDTWFYTKRCFLSLLEMFAKHMISLKDSTIEECLAFLENCELHGKTVKSVICPKLYEENEGEKADGEETVTYEARKLKCLLLKLQNY from the exons ATAAAAGATAACAGATTCGGTGAAGCAATCAGAGTTCTACATGGCATTTCTGAATCTAATTCTACAAGAGCTGGATTATCATTGCTCGCATACTGTTATTTTTATACTCAAGATTATGCAAATGCGTCAAGCTACTATGAACAACTCACGAAAATGTATCCTTCGAACAATGATTACAAATTATACCACGCACAATCTCTGTTCCAAGCGTGCCAGTATGAAGATGCCTATCAAATTTTGAACGAGATAAAAGATATTGAAGAATACAAAAATTCGGCCAATAAGTTGCAGGCAGCTATCAAATATAGTCAAGATGATTTGTTGTCCGCTAAGGAATTAGTGGAATCTTGTAAAGCTGAGGATCCTGATAGGGAAGTGAATATAGGATGTATTTTTTACAAG GATGGAAATTACGAGGAAGCTTTATCAAAATTTTCTGCTGCCATGCAGATGCAAGGTTTCAAACCGTACTTGGCATACAATATCGCCCTTTGTTATTACCGATTAAAGGATTATGCTCTTTCCTTGAAGTACTGTG CTGATATCATAGAGAATGGCATAAGGGATCACCCAGAAATGAGTATAGGAATGCAGACGGAAGGTATTGAAGTGAGATCTGTTGGTAATACACTTACATTGCATGAAACAGCATTGACTGAGGCTTTCAACTTGAAGGCAGCCATTGAATATCAATCGAAGAATA ttGAAGCAGCTAGAGAAGCATTGACAGATATGCCGCCAAGAGCTGAACACGAATTGGATGCAGTGACCCTCCACAATCAAGCCCTGATGAATTTCGAGACCAATCCAACCGAAGGCTTCGAGAAATTGCAGTTCCTTCTTCAGCAAAATCCATTCCCGCCAGAAACCTTCGCCAATCTGCTGCTCCTTTACTGCCAgtacgaatgttacgatcttgCTGCCAACATTCTTGCTGAAAACACTCACTTGACCTACAAATATTTAACTCAG TACCTCTATGATTTTTTGGATGCCGTCATAACCCTCCAAACTTCTCCGAACGAAGCATATCAGAAATTCGACGAGATAGTCAGCAGACATGCGGAGCTGTTGAGAAAATACGCCAAACAAACACAAGAATACAGGAACAACAACGAGACCGAACTTGTCAAGAAGACGGTTATGGAGTACGAGGACTGTCTAGAAAAATACATTCCCGCATTGATGGCCCAGGCAAAAATTTACTGGGACCTGGAAAACTATCAACAGTGCGAAAAGGTGTTCAGAAAAAGTGTTGAATTTTGCAACGACAACGAAACGTGGAGATTGAACGTAGCTCACGTGTTGTTCATGCAAGAGAACAAGTTCAAGGAAGCCGCTGGTTTTTATGAGCCACTGGTCAAAAAAAGATACTCCGAG TTTCTCAAAGTAAATCCAATTATATTGGCGAATCTCTGCgtttcatatataatgacaatTCAAAACGAAGATGCTGAAGAGCTCATGAGGAAGGTTGAAAAGGAAGAAGACCAACTGGCCTACGAGGAACCTGAAAAGAAATGTTTCCATCACTGTATCATCAATTTAGTGATAGG GACACTTTACTGTTCAAAAGGAAATTACGAGTTTGGAATTTCGAGAGTAATGAAATCCCTTGAACCGTATAACAAGAAACTTGGTACCGATACGTGGTTTTATACCAAGAGATGTTTTTTGAGCCTCTTGGAAATGTTTGCAAAGCACATGATTTCGCTTAAGGATTCCACGATTGAAGAATGCTTAGCGTTTTTGGAAAATTGCGAAT TGCATGGTAAAACTGTGAAGAGCGTAATTTGTCCAAAACTTTACGAAGAGAATGAGGGTGAAAAAGCAGATGGTGAAGAAACAGTAACATATGAAGCTAGAAAACTGAAGTGTCTTTTACTGAAATTGCAGAACTATTGA